Below is a genomic region from Candidatus Lernaella stagnicola.
AGGCCGAAGAAGTCAAAAAGATCGACAAGTGGAAAGAGATGTTTGAAGCAGCAAAGGCGGCCGGGGTGGACAGTAAAAAAATCGGCGAGATTATGGACGGCGCTTTCACAGAGGACCCGTAAACACCAACACCGAAAACCGGCGTCGACACCGGCAAAACGCCTGCCGGCGATGACGACGAAACGGATGATGGGGAGGAGTAAGCTGATGAGTGAATTAATGGGCAGGTTACAAGCGCTCAAATCCGCGGAGGCAAAGTTCCTCGCCTATATTCCGGGCTTCGAAAAACGCCTGGTGGTGAAGGTTTTGGCGGCGGCGGGCGACTTGGTTAAACTCCACGCCAGCGGTGAAGATAACGGCGAAGATACGGACATGGATATCTATCTTCATTACACACAGGTAATCGTCGTCAACGAAGCGTAGAGATACTCGGGTTCATTGCCCGCCGCACGAGTCGTCCCGTCAATTAAAGACAGGTGCGTCCGCGTCTGTTCCGCGCACAAATACAACGTGAATCGGTGTCGCAGCCGGCGGTCTCAACAGCTTTGAACTGTTATCCGGCTCATGCTAGGGTTTTTCTCATTAATCACTCGCCATAAGAGGTGGTATCGATGAAACGCTGGTGGTTGCCGCTTTTGCTTTTGCTTTTGATCTTGATCTCAGCCTTCCTTTGCGTCGCATGCGGCGGCGATGACGACGATGATGACAACGACGACAACAACGACGACGCAGCCGACGACGACGACAACGACGACGAAAGCCCAAGTGACGACGACGATACGGCCCCCGACGCCGTCTCCTCGGCCAGTCCCTCGCGCGATGACACAGTGCTGACCAACTCGCACCCCGGCTTCGCCCAGGCCGATTGCTACGCCTGCCACAACGACGTGCACCGCCAAGCTTTCCAAATCGGCGAATGCGCCACCTGTCACGGCAACAACGGCGCACCGCAACGCGCCGCCGGCCACGCCACGAACGACTGCCTCTCCTGCCACGCCGAATCACACGAGGGCGTCGGCTTCGTCGCACCGAAACATTGCACGGCCTGCCACAAATACGAACCCGGCTCGACCTGTCCCGCCACCGAAACCTACGACGCGGTCGTGATCGGCGCCGGGGGCGGTGGTGTGGCGGCGGCCACGGCGTTGCAGCAGGCCGGCTTGAAGACCGCGCTGGTCGAGATGCACTACAAAGTCGGCGGCTACATGACGCGCTTCCGGCGCGGCGATTACGAATTCGAAGCGTCGCTGCACGCCATCGGCGGTTTGGAGCCTCAATCGAAGGACAGCGTCAAAGGTGCTTACGACGATCTGAGCCGGTTGGGCATTATTGACAAGATCGATCCCCTGCCCGCCGACCCCATGTACCGTTCGTTCTTTCCCGGCCTCGTCATTGACGTGCCGCAGGATCAAGACGCGTACATCGCGGTGCTCAAGGAACTCTACCCCGAAGAGGCCGACGGCATCGACGCGCTTTTCGCCGAGATGCACGTCGATTACGAATTGCTCGCCGCGGTAACGCGCATCGCCGATGAATTCAACACGCAGGACTTGCTCTTCATCCTGGGTCATGTTCCCGAAGCGGCGCGGCTGATCTCCTACCTGTTCATCGATTTGAACACGATGCTCACGCGCTTCATCAGCGATCCCGAGTTGATGGGCATTTTCTCGCAACTGGTCACTTATATCGGCGATGGGCCGTCGGAATTGCAGGCCGTGTACTTCCAGGCCATGTGGAGCAACTACCACGAGGAGGGTTTCTAT
It encodes:
- a CDS encoding FAD-dependent oxidoreductase — protein: MKRWWLPLLLLLLILISAFLCVACGGDDDDDDNDDNNDDAADDDDNDDESPSDDDDTAPDAVSSASPSRDDTVLTNSHPGFAQADCYACHNDVHRQAFQIGECATCHGNNGAPQRAAGHATNDCLSCHAESHEGVGFVAPKHCTACHKYEPGSTCPATETYDAVVIGAGGGGVAAATALQQAGLKTALVEMHYKVGGYMTRFRRGDYEFEASLHAIGGLEPQSKDSVKGAYDDLSRLGIIDKIDPLPADPMYRSFFPGLVIDVPQDQDAYIAVLKELYPEEADGIDALFAEMHVDYELLAAVTRIADEFNTQDLLFILGHVPEAARLISYLFIDLNTMLTRFISDPELMGIFSQLVTYIGDGPSELQAVYFQAMWSNYHEEGFYYLTGGSQAITQSLADAFVAAGGTLMLNTKATGIVIEDGLAVQVQTENDVCLNTRYVVSNANAPETLLEMVGPENLPADYVADVENMEIGVATLQVFLGVDHDYTYLFEGFHELMVNDSFDMDENFAWMNDGDVENAAYIITDYSAADPTVAPEGKNVISLTTYLPFDMGDTWKWSLGYDDYVDYKEEVAWILIDRAEKYLPGLSDHIEVLEVGSPVTNWAFSGNPGGTIFGWRNTPEQGTLRRMKQQTPIDNLLLAGAWTFPGGGQSAVISSGVAAADMVLKKEAARN